GCAGGTTGTGAGCCGGCTGAATAACCCCAACACCCCGTCGGTTCTCTCTTTTGGGAAAGTCCAGGCGAACGGATCCATAAATATTATCCCCGACGAGGTTTTGATTGAAGGAACTTTTCGTACCGTGGACGAGCAGTGGAGAAACGAGGCGTGTAAAAGAATTGAATCCATAGTCCATTCGGTCGCGGAAGGATATGGATGCCAATCCGTCATCGATATAAGAAAGGGATACCCCTCGCTTCATAACGATATTACATTAACGAAAAGGATTAAAGAACTGATGCGTGATTATTTGGGAGCGGAGAATATTATAGATCTGCCCGTTTGGATGGCTTCCGAGGATTTTGCTTATTATGCCCGGGTGACGGATGCCTGTTTCTATGCATTGGGAGTGGGATATGAAGGAACCGAAAATCCCTCGCTGCATAATCCGTTGTTCGATATCAATGAGGATTCCATCGAACTCGGTATTGGATTGATGACCTATCTGATTTTAAGTTTATTAAATAAATAATATTGTCCAAATGGCAAAAGTACAACCATTTACAAATCTACAATTAAGCGCATTGGTTATTTTACGATTTCTCGCTGGCTGGCACTTACTTTATGAAGGAGTCTCTAAACTGCTTAATCCCGGCTGGTCCGCTGCTGGCTTTCTCGGGGAATCTCAATGGATCATGTCTGGAATTTCCAATTGGATTGTCTCGAATAACAATGTATTGAATGCGGTAGATTTTTTAAATACATGGGGGCTTATCGCGATCGGATTGGGATTGATCCTGGGATTGTTCACAAGTTTTGCCGCATTTTCGGGAGCAATCCTTTTGTTCATATATTACTTCAATAATGCCCCAATCGTTGGTATAGAATACACGATTCCCTCAGAAGGAAATAATCTTCTTGTCAACAAAACCCTCATTGAAGCCATGTCACTTTTTGTTCTGGCCGTTTTTCCTACCGGTTCAATTATTGGCCTGGATGTCTTTATTAATCGTTTAAAAATTAGAAAATGAATACAAGAAAAGAGAAACCTCATCCCGATGAAGATAAAAACATCCTCTCGCGCAGAAGTGCATTGAAAGCATTGGCAGGGATACCGGTTTTGGGATTATTCGGATATGAACTGTTTGATAAAATAAGCTGGGACAAAAAAAAACAGTCCCGGTTAATTAAAGAATTGGGACTTGAAGACATCCATATCCAACAAAAAGTCCCTGCCGTTTCAAAAGGTGATCTGATCCGGATTGGAATAATAGGCTTTGGAAACAGGGCGAATGCACTTGCCAACGGACTCGGGTTTATGCATCCCGAAACAGTGGAAAGCTATACAAAAAGCGGCAGGTTAAAAAACTGGCTGGAACAGGAAAATTTAAATGTGGCAATCACCGGAATCTGCGATGTGTTTGATATGAATGCAGAAAGAGGATTGGTTACAGCCGGAAACGAACTTTTAGCAGGCGGAGCCAAACCGTCGGGATTAAAGGTCAAACGATACCGGACTTACCGGGAGATGTTGGATGATGATTCTATCGATGCAGTGGTTATTGCCACACCCGACCATCATCATGCCCGCATGACCACGGATGCGGTAAAGGCAGGAAAACATGTCTTTTGTGAAAAAAGTATTGCATTACACGAAGATGAATTACAGGAAGTATATCATACGGTAAAAAACAGCGACCGCGTATTCCAGCTTGGCCACCAGATTACCAAGAATGTTGTTTTTCAGCAAGCGAAGGAGATTATCAAAAGAGGAATTCTCGGGAAAATTGCTTTGGTTGAGACCACTACAAACCGAAATAGTGCCGAGGGAGCCTGGATCAGACACCTGGACGAATATGGCAACCCGAAACCGGGAAGCCTAAAGACAATTGACTGGGAACAATGGTTGGGTGACTGTCCGAAAGTCCCTTTTACAATTGATCGGTTTTATAATTGGACAAAGTTTTTTGATTACGACACCGGGATGTTAGGACAACTTTTTACACATGAATTCGATGCAGTAAACCAGTTGCTTAATATTGGAATCCCAAAATCGGCGGTTTCCTCCGGCGGTATTTATTTTTGGAAGGATAACCGGGAAATACCCGATCAAATCCAGTCCGTTTTTGAATATCCCGATAAAGAGCTGACTTTAATGTACAGCGGTTGCCTTGCTAACAGCCGACAGCGGGGACGTTATTTTATGGGACCCGACGCATCCATGGAGTTAAGTGGAACATTAACCATTACAGCAGACAACGACTCTGTAAAATATAAAAAACAACTTGAAGCCGGACTTTTCAATGCAAACAGTCCCATGATTCACGTGAGTCCAGGATCGGGAGAAATTGATGCTATATCAACCGCAACCGAAAAGTATTATGCCTCAAGAGGCCTCACCACCACCAAAATAAACGGAAAGGAAATTGATGTCACACACCTGCATCTCAAGGAGTGGATCGATTGTATCCGCAACGGCGGAGAGACCAGCAGCAATATCGAACGTGCATATGAAGAAGGTATAACCGTATTGATGGCACATAAATCGTATGTGGAAAAAAGAAGGGTTGAATGGGATCCGGTAAGGAATAAAATTATATAATTCTAACGAGCTACTGATTATTTAAATGGACTCAAATAACAATAGTCCGTTAAAAATTTACTATATGAGTCATGCAGCAATGGCTGCAAACTCCACGAGTTCTTTAACAAGTTTATCATTTAATCTTCTGTTCGGTTTTATGCCAGACACGCAAATAAATCGCTCAAGCAGGTAGGCATTGTGTATCATTGTTTTACATGATGCCATCGAAAAGGGGATGCCTTTCTCCTTTGCCAGCACCTTTGCCAGGTTTATTGAGGTAAGAGACGCATTAAAGTTGAACGATAGCTTTGCTACGTCCCTTGCCTGCGATTGCATCAGTCCTGTGAAGCCTTTGGCATCCCTGAAGCAAAACTCGATCTGAAAACGGGTGCGGTAAAATTCTATAACATCTTTTCCACTCATCTCAGGATTGGTAGAGAAGAACAGTTTTGGTTTTTTCCCATCCTTGGAATACCAGACGACAAGCCTGACCATCCGTTTAAGTGATTTGGAATAGGCTACCAAGGTGTAGAGATCACCGTTATCAATATTGATCTTTTGCACTCTGGTTGTATCCAGGTTGGCCATGTCAATCTTTCCGTCGTAGAGTTTAGGCCTGCCTTTCTTGCCTGTCGGTTTCTGCAGTGTTGGATAATAAAGTGCGGCGTCATCCCTGAAGCGGCTGACCAGATCAAACTTCATCTCTTGCAGACCCGTAACGAAGTTGTTCTTTGCGAAGTAGGCATCGGCAACCACGTGACGGCTTGCCCGATAGAGTTTCTCCCGCATCGATTTAATGACCAGCAGGTACCAGTCAATCAGGTTGGCATCACGACTCTCCAGGGTTTGACGGTCCGGAGTCTGAACGGCCTGTAGACTGATGCAATCCTTGTTGTCGACGTCTATAAGGCCCACTCCCAGGATTTCCAATCCTCTTTTCGCCTGACCGGCTGCACCCGACCAGAAGTAACCAATCCAAGGGGTATTCTTTCCTGATTTGGTTATATAACTGGGATCAATGGCAATTGCCTTGCGATCTCCGGTTAATACCCTATCAGACAAGGACAAGTTAAACTCCAGCCAATCAAAATCCTTCGAGAAGTTCTGGCGAAATCGCTGTTCACACGACTTGCCATATCTCCCCAATTGTAGGAAATTAATCCTGCCGGGAATGACCAGATACAAAATAAGCGTCTCCATAAGGAATGATTTGAAACTTTTGTTTAACTTCGTAGTTAGTTCACCAGGAACATCACTACAGATACCTCTATATTGGTTAAGTATGCTGGTTCTATCCATCTTTATTAGGTTTTGATCAGCTATAAAGATACTGATAATCAGCTACTTAACCATCTTTTTTATGTTAAACTATGTTATGTAAATCATTGAATTTTAATTGGTTAATTGAATATTTACCGAAGTATTAAAATAAAAAAATAATGATTAATCAGGTAAATCAAATATTTCTATGTAGTTTCCTGTTTTTATCCTTATTCCCGGTGAGTTTCGCTCAACCAGCGTCGCATTGGGTATCCTACCCTTCTGCCAATCAAACAGCATACGGAGTATACCATTTCCGAAAAAGCTTTGAACTGGATAAAGTCCCCGACAAAATGGTTATCCACGTTTCAGCCGATAACAGGTATAATCTTTTTGTGAATGGCAAACGGGTTTGTTACGGACCGGCAAAAGGTGATCTTAAGACTTATAAGTACGATATAATTGATATCGCTCCATTCCTACATATCGGCGAAAACCTTCTGGCAGCACTTGTTTTTAATGGAGGCGATGATAAACCTATGGCATTTATTTCGGTACAAACGGCTTTTATGTTGCGTGTGGAAAACAGCAATTTTAGTGAATTGAATACTAACAGTAACTGGAAAGTCTATAAAAATCCTGCGTATCGGGTGATTTCCTATCATGAGATGTTATTTAAAGAACGGTGGTTTTATGGGTTTTATGCCTGTGGCGGCGGTGACGAGATCTTTGCCGAAAAATATCCATGGGGTTGGGAAACAACAGGATTTGACGACAGCGGTTGGATTGCTGCTGAACCATTGCTGTTTGACAAGCAACCGCCCTGGAACCTTGTTCCAAGAAACATCGCATTTATGGATGACCATTTGGCCTATCCCGCCAAAATCCGAAAGGTGAACAACGTCAATATCCCTGTTGGTAAATGGGACGGAACATCAAGTTTAACCATTCCTGCCAATACCAGTGCCAACATTTTAATCGATTTTGAGGTGCTGACTATGGGATATCCCGAACTGACTGTACATGGTGGTGCGGGTAGCCGCATTCAGGTAAAATATGCAGAGGCGCTATATGAAGCGGTTCACCTGAAGGCCCATCGTGACTCGGTGAATAATCTGAATATGTTTGGCGTATGGGATATTTTTCATGCAGATGGAGGAGAATGTATGTTCCGGCCGTTGTGGAAGCGATGCTTTCGCTACGTCCAGTTCAATGTGGAAACCAAAAACGAACCGTTAGAAATCGGTTCATATATTCTTGAATATTCAGGGTATCCCTATCCAGAAATGGCAACCTTTGAAAGTGACAATGAAAAGCTGAACGAAATTTTTGAGATGAGCCAACGTACGTTGCGTATGTGTTCGGGAGAAACTTATTACGATACACCGTTTTACGAACAGTTGAGTTATGGAGGGGACAACCGGCCTATTGCAGCCATTTCAACCTACAATTCTACCGATGACCGGCTTCTACGTGAAGTTTTAAGGCTTTACCCTCAGTCGGAAAACAAAGAAACTGGTTTGTTCAAGTCGGCTTATCCTTCCCGCTTCGATTTTGATATGGGAACATGGTCTATGGGATGGGTGCAAACACTGCTTGATTATTACCTGATGCGGGGTGATTCTGCTTTTGTCCTGCAGTTTACCGATAACATAGAAGGGGTATTGCGGTTTTATGAACGTCACCTCGACGAACGTACCGGATTGATCGGCGTAGTAAAAAATCAAAACTTCGTCGACTGGAGTATTACAAAAGGGAGTTTAGTACGCCGTAATGAAAATGGTGAAGCAAGACAGTCTGGTTTGCTCACCCTTTATTATGCCCATACGCTCGACTGTGTCTCCAGACTTTATCAGGAAACAGGATTGACAAGCCGTTCGGCGCATTGGAAAGAGCTTTCCGGAAAAATAAAGGCAGCAGTGTACACCAATTGCTGGGATGAACAGAAGCAACTCTTCCGCGATTATGCTGATAAGGAGATTTTCTCGCAACATACCAACATTATGGCTATTTTATGCGATTTAGTACCGCCATCAGCGCAAACTGAGTTGCTACACCGTATTTTACAGTTTGAAAGTTTCGAAGAGATGGCCAGTTCCTATTTCTCCTTTTTCCTGTTTAAAGCCATGGAAAAAACCGGGAACGAACATCTTTATCTCGATAACCTGGATTTCTGGTATAATTTTATCGATCGGGGTCATACAACCTGTGGCGAAACCGGGTTTGCTTCACACGACCGCTCCGATTGCCATGCCTGGAGCGCCCATCCGGCCTACTTCCTACTGAGTTCAGTGTGCGGGATAAAACCGGCCGATATTGGTTTTAAAACAGTAAAAATCGAACCACATCTGGGGGAACTCAAAAGTTTAAAAGCCGATATGCCTCATCCAACCGGTCGTATCAAAGTGGAGTATCAACTCACAAAAAAAGGATTGCAGACCCTTATTGTTTTGCCTCAGGGTATGTCGGGCTCATTCAGATTTAAAGGAGCAGAAAGAATATTGACTGAAGGCGAGAATAGGTTTATTTTGTGACAAGAAATTTTTAAAATTATTATCTTTGTTTATGAAAAGTATTATAAAGATTACACCGCTTATCTTCCTTACACCCTTGTCCTGCCAGCAAAAACAACCGCAGGAACAGGAACTACCGAATATCCTCTGGTTAACCTCGGAAGACAACAGCCCATTCCTGGGTTGTTACGGCGACACCCTTGCCACAACACCCCACCTCGACAAACTGGCCT
This window of the Proteiniphilum saccharofermentans genome carries:
- a CDS encoding Gfo/Idh/MocA family protein, producing the protein MNTRKEKPHPDEDKNILSRRSALKALAGIPVLGLFGYELFDKISWDKKKQSRLIKELGLEDIHIQQKVPAVSKGDLIRIGIIGFGNRANALANGLGFMHPETVESYTKSGRLKNWLEQENLNVAITGICDVFDMNAERGLVTAGNELLAGGAKPSGLKVKRYRTYREMLDDDSIDAVVIATPDHHHARMTTDAVKAGKHVFCEKSIALHEDELQEVYHTVKNSDRVFQLGHQITKNVVFQQAKEIIKRGILGKIALVETTTNRNSAEGAWIRHLDEYGNPKPGSLKTIDWEQWLGDCPKVPFTIDRFYNWTKFFDYDTGMLGQLFTHEFDAVNQLLNIGIPKSAVSSGGIYFWKDNREIPDQIQSVFEYPDKELTLMYSGCLANSRQRGRYFMGPDASMELSGTLTITADNDSVKYKKQLEAGLFNANSPMIHVSPGSGEIDAISTATEKYYASRGLTTTKINGKEIDVTHLHLKEWIDCIRNGGETSSNIERAYEEGITVLMAHKSYVEKRRVEWDPVRNKII
- a CDS encoding transposase translates to MDRTSILNQYRGICSDVPGELTTKLNKSFKSFLMETLILYLVIPGRINFLQLGRYGKSCEQRFRQNFSKDFDWLEFNLSLSDRVLTGDRKAIAIDPSYITKSGKNTPWIGYFWSGAAGQAKRGLEILGVGLIDVDNKDCISLQAVQTPDRQTLESRDANLIDWYLLVIKSMREKLYRASRHVVADAYFAKNNFVTGLQEMKFDLVSRFRDDAALYYPTLQKPTGKKGRPKLYDGKIDMANLDTTRVQKINIDNGDLYTLVAYSKSLKRMVRLVVWYSKDGKKPKLFFSTNPEMSGKDVIEFYRTRFQIEFCFRDAKGFTGLMQSQARDVAKLSFNFNASLTSINLAKVLAKEKGIPFSMASCKTMIHNAYLLERFICVSGIKPNRRLNDKLVKELVEFAAIAA
- a CDS encoding DoxX family membrane protein, giving the protein MAKVQPFTNLQLSALVILRFLAGWHLLYEGVSKLLNPGWSAAGFLGESQWIMSGISNWIVSNNNVLNAVDFLNTWGLIAIGLGLILGLFTSFAAFSGAILLFIYYFNNAPIVGIEYTIPSEGNNLLVNKTLIEAMSLFVLAVFPTGSIIGLDVFINRLKIRK
- a CDS encoding alpha-L-rhamnosidase-related protein; this translates as MINQVNQIFLCSFLFLSLFPVSFAQPASHWVSYPSANQTAYGVYHFRKSFELDKVPDKMVIHVSADNRYNLFVNGKRVCYGPAKGDLKTYKYDIIDIAPFLHIGENLLAALVFNGGDDKPMAFISVQTAFMLRVENSNFSELNTNSNWKVYKNPAYRVISYHEMLFKERWFYGFYACGGGDEIFAEKYPWGWETTGFDDSGWIAAEPLLFDKQPPWNLVPRNIAFMDDHLAYPAKIRKVNNVNIPVGKWDGTSSLTIPANTSANILIDFEVLTMGYPELTVHGGAGSRIQVKYAEALYEAVHLKAHRDSVNNLNMFGVWDIFHADGGECMFRPLWKRCFRYVQFNVETKNEPLEIGSYILEYSGYPYPEMATFESDNEKLNEIFEMSQRTLRMCSGETYYDTPFYEQLSYGGDNRPIAAISTYNSTDDRLLREVLRLYPQSENKETGLFKSAYPSRFDFDMGTWSMGWVQTLLDYYLMRGDSAFVLQFTDNIEGVLRFYERHLDERTGLIGVVKNQNFVDWSITKGSLVRRNENGEARQSGLLTLYYAHTLDCVSRLYQETGLTSRSAHWKELSGKIKAAVYTNCWDEQKQLFRDYADKEIFSQHTNIMAILCDLVPPSAQTELLHRILQFESFEEMASSYFSFFLFKAMEKTGNEHLYLDNLDFWYNFIDRGHTTCGETGFASHDRSDCHAWSAHPAYFLLSSVCGIKPADIGFKTVKIEPHLGELKSLKADMPHPTGRIKVEYQLTKKGLQTLIVLPQGMSGSFRFKGAERILTEGENRFIL